The following proteins come from a genomic window of Hydractinia symbiolongicarpus strain clone_291-10 chromosome 2, HSymV2.1, whole genome shotgun sequence:
- the LOC130629842 gene encoding uncharacterized protein LOC130629842 isoform X1: MNLATTALRPLKMHVKVLILGAGYSGLGAATYFHKNNFNDFLVLEANDYIGGRVKSAQFAGETVSLGAGYIHLTETNHEVFRLAKRYELKMKKEDYSIKNVTFRNIEGGSIYSKETVQRDCEELQEKLKLLALNVENGKHKLDINLKQALTDVGWKAHTELKKAIEYFTLDFENGSEPESMSVKNFGFTGFFGTDYVVTDERGYTHPLLEEVKPFKDKILLKHRATIVEKLSNRKKYGVHLQNGDFFTADYVLTTFSHAVLQSKQVKFIPELPTWKTDAFKMLVMGHYSRIFMRFKEQFWDKSPYIMFVTNGGETCYHWTNYCREGLFPSTNILMATITGKASQKSQKQSDDEVKEELCHVLKRVYPNATKPIEFMRHNFSTDPLFMGAYSHHASGITFNDINALQHPVDQRLWFTGEYTADYEWGYVHVAFELGQEQAKNILRCLNGYQPAFVPECLKT; encoded by the exons ATGAATTTGGCCACAACAGCACTTCGACCACTGAAGAT GCATGTTAAGGTGTTAATCCTTGGTGCTGGTTATTCTGGTCTAG GTGCCGCAACCTACTTTCACAAAAACaacttcaatgattttcttgtGCTGGAAGCAAATGACTATATTGGTGGAAGAGTGAAATCAGCCCAGTTTGCAGGTGAAACTGTGTCTTTAGGAGCCGGGTATATACATTTGACAGAAACAAATCATGAAGTTTTCCGGTTGGCTAAAAGATatgaattaaaaatgaaaaaggagGACTATTCCATCAAAAATGTCACGTTTAG GAATATTGAAGGCGGTTCAATATACTCTAAAGAAACTGTCCAAAGGGATTGTGAAGAACTTCAGGAGAAACTGAAGCTGTTGGCTTTAAATGTAGAAAATGGGAAGCATAAGTTAGATATTAACCTTAAGCAAGCTTTAACGGATGTTGGCTGGAAAGCACATACGGAATTGAAGAAAGCAATCGAATACTTTACACTTGATTTTGAAAATGGATCAGAGCCTGAAAGTATGAGCGTAAAGAATTTTGGATTTACTG gttTCTTCGGGACTGACTATGTGGTGACGGATGAACGTGGCTACACTCACCCACTATTAGAGGAAGTTAAACCATTCAAAGACAAGATATTACTGAAACATCGTGCGACCATTGTAGAAAAACTAAGTAATCGGAAGAAATATGGTGTGCATTTACAAAATGGCGATTTCTTTACTGCGGATTACGTTCTAACGACATTCAGCCATGCAGTGCTACAATCTAAACAGGTTAAATTTATACCAGAGTTACCCACATGGAAAACAGACGCTTTTAAAATGTTGGTCATGGGTCATTATTCCAGAATATTCATGAGATTCAAGGAACAGTTTTGGGATAAATCACCGTATATAATGTTTGTCACAAATGGCGGCGAAACATGCTATCACTGGACCAATTACTGTAGAGAAGGCTTATTTCCAAGTACAAATATTTTAATGGCTACGATTACAGGAAAAGCTAGTCAAAAGAGTCAGAAACAATCTGACGACGAAGTAAAAGAAGAGCTCTGTCATGTACTCAAACGAGTTTATCCGAACGCCACGAAGCCGATAG aaTTTATGCGACACAACTTCAGCACAGATCCTTTGTTTATGGGGGCGTATAGCCATCACGCAAGTGGAATAACGTTTAACGATATCAATGCACTGCAACATCCAGTAGATCAGAGACTATGGTTTACTGGGGAGTATACTGCAGACTACGAGTGGGGATATGTTCATGTTGCCTTTGAGTTGGGTCAAGAACaggctaaaaatattttgagatgCTTAAATGGATACCAGCCAGCTTTTGTACCAGAATGTCTCAAAACATAA
- the LOC130629842 gene encoding uncharacterized protein LOC130629842 isoform X3, producing MGHVKVLILGAGYSGLGAATYFHKNNFNDFLVLEANDYIGGRVKSAQFAGETVSLGAGYIHLTETNHEVFRLAKRYELKMKKEDYSIKNVTFRNIEGGSIYSKETVQRDCEELQEKLKLLALNVENGKHKLDINLKQALTDVGWKAHTELKKAIEYFTLDFENGSEPESMSVKNFGFTGFFGTDYVVTDERGYTHPLLEEVKPFKDKILLKHRATIVEKLSNRKKYGVHLQNGDFFTADYVLTTFSHAVLQSKQVKFIPELPTWKTDAFKMLVMGHYSRIFMRFKEQFWDKSPYIMFVTNGGETCYHWTNYCREGLFPSTNILMATITGKASQKSQKQSDDEVKEELCHVLKRVYPNATKPIEFMRHNFSTDPLFMGAYSHHASGITFNDINALQHPVDQRLWFTGEYTADYEWGYVHVAFELGQEQAKNILRCLNGYQPAFVPECLKT from the exons ATGGG GCATGTTAAGGTGTTAATCCTTGGTGCTGGTTATTCTGGTCTAG GTGCCGCAACCTACTTTCACAAAAACaacttcaatgattttcttgtGCTGGAAGCAAATGACTATATTGGTGGAAGAGTGAAATCAGCCCAGTTTGCAGGTGAAACTGTGTCTTTAGGAGCCGGGTATATACATTTGACAGAAACAAATCATGAAGTTTTCCGGTTGGCTAAAAGATatgaattaaaaatgaaaaaggagGACTATTCCATCAAAAATGTCACGTTTAG GAATATTGAAGGCGGTTCAATATACTCTAAAGAAACTGTCCAAAGGGATTGTGAAGAACTTCAGGAGAAACTGAAGCTGTTGGCTTTAAATGTAGAAAATGGGAAGCATAAGTTAGATATTAACCTTAAGCAAGCTTTAACGGATGTTGGCTGGAAAGCACATACGGAATTGAAGAAAGCAATCGAATACTTTACACTTGATTTTGAAAATGGATCAGAGCCTGAAAGTATGAGCGTAAAGAATTTTGGATTTACTG gttTCTTCGGGACTGACTATGTGGTGACGGATGAACGTGGCTACACTCACCCACTATTAGAGGAAGTTAAACCATTCAAAGACAAGATATTACTGAAACATCGTGCGACCATTGTAGAAAAACTAAGTAATCGGAAGAAATATGGTGTGCATTTACAAAATGGCGATTTCTTTACTGCGGATTACGTTCTAACGACATTCAGCCATGCAGTGCTACAATCTAAACAGGTTAAATTTATACCAGAGTTACCCACATGGAAAACAGACGCTTTTAAAATGTTGGTCATGGGTCATTATTCCAGAATATTCATGAGATTCAAGGAACAGTTTTGGGATAAATCACCGTATATAATGTTTGTCACAAATGGCGGCGAAACATGCTATCACTGGACCAATTACTGTAGAGAAGGCTTATTTCCAAGTACAAATATTTTAATGGCTACGATTACAGGAAAAGCTAGTCAAAAGAGTCAGAAACAATCTGACGACGAAGTAAAAGAAGAGCTCTGTCATGTACTCAAACGAGTTTATCCGAACGCCACGAAGCCGATAG aaTTTATGCGACACAACTTCAGCACAGATCCTTTGTTTATGGGGGCGTATAGCCATCACGCAAGTGGAATAACGTTTAACGATATCAATGCACTGCAACATCCAGTAGATCAGAGACTATGGTTTACTGGGGAGTATACTGCAGACTACGAGTGGGGATATGTTCATGTTGCCTTTGAGTTGGGTCAAGAACaggctaaaaatattttgagatgCTTAAATGGATACCAGCCAGCTTTTGTACCAGAATGTCTCAAAACATAA
- the LOC130629842 gene encoding uncharacterized protein LOC130629842 isoform X2 has translation MHRNIALSDFGNRHVKVLILGAGYSGLGAATYFHKNNFNDFLVLEANDYIGGRVKSAQFAGETVSLGAGYIHLTETNHEVFRLAKRYELKMKKEDYSIKNVTFRNIEGGSIYSKETVQRDCEELQEKLKLLALNVENGKHKLDINLKQALTDVGWKAHTELKKAIEYFTLDFENGSEPESMSVKNFGFTGFFGTDYVVTDERGYTHPLLEEVKPFKDKILLKHRATIVEKLSNRKKYGVHLQNGDFFTADYVLTTFSHAVLQSKQVKFIPELPTWKTDAFKMLVMGHYSRIFMRFKEQFWDKSPYIMFVTNGGETCYHWTNYCREGLFPSTNILMATITGKASQKSQKQSDDEVKEELCHVLKRVYPNATKPIEFMRHNFSTDPLFMGAYSHHASGITFNDINALQHPVDQRLWFTGEYTADYEWGYVHVAFELGQEQAKNILRCLNGYQPAFVPECLKT, from the exons ATGCATCGCAATATTGCGCTGAGTGATTTTGGTAATAG GCATGTTAAGGTGTTAATCCTTGGTGCTGGTTATTCTGGTCTAG GTGCCGCAACCTACTTTCACAAAAACaacttcaatgattttcttgtGCTGGAAGCAAATGACTATATTGGTGGAAGAGTGAAATCAGCCCAGTTTGCAGGTGAAACTGTGTCTTTAGGAGCCGGGTATATACATTTGACAGAAACAAATCATGAAGTTTTCCGGTTGGCTAAAAGATatgaattaaaaatgaaaaaggagGACTATTCCATCAAAAATGTCACGTTTAG GAATATTGAAGGCGGTTCAATATACTCTAAAGAAACTGTCCAAAGGGATTGTGAAGAACTTCAGGAGAAACTGAAGCTGTTGGCTTTAAATGTAGAAAATGGGAAGCATAAGTTAGATATTAACCTTAAGCAAGCTTTAACGGATGTTGGCTGGAAAGCACATACGGAATTGAAGAAAGCAATCGAATACTTTACACTTGATTTTGAAAATGGATCAGAGCCTGAAAGTATGAGCGTAAAGAATTTTGGATTTACTG gttTCTTCGGGACTGACTATGTGGTGACGGATGAACGTGGCTACACTCACCCACTATTAGAGGAAGTTAAACCATTCAAAGACAAGATATTACTGAAACATCGTGCGACCATTGTAGAAAAACTAAGTAATCGGAAGAAATATGGTGTGCATTTACAAAATGGCGATTTCTTTACTGCGGATTACGTTCTAACGACATTCAGCCATGCAGTGCTACAATCTAAACAGGTTAAATTTATACCAGAGTTACCCACATGGAAAACAGACGCTTTTAAAATGTTGGTCATGGGTCATTATTCCAGAATATTCATGAGATTCAAGGAACAGTTTTGGGATAAATCACCGTATATAATGTTTGTCACAAATGGCGGCGAAACATGCTATCACTGGACCAATTACTGTAGAGAAGGCTTATTTCCAAGTACAAATATTTTAATGGCTACGATTACAGGAAAAGCTAGTCAAAAGAGTCAGAAACAATCTGACGACGAAGTAAAAGAAGAGCTCTGTCATGTACTCAAACGAGTTTATCCGAACGCCACGAAGCCGATAG aaTTTATGCGACACAACTTCAGCACAGATCCTTTGTTTATGGGGGCGTATAGCCATCACGCAAGTGGAATAACGTTTAACGATATCAATGCACTGCAACATCCAGTAGATCAGAGACTATGGTTTACTGGGGAGTATACTGCAGACTACGAGTGGGGATATGTTCATGTTGCCTTTGAGTTGGGTCAAGAACaggctaaaaatattttgagatgCTTAAATGGATACCAGCCAGCTTTTGTACCAGAATGTCTCAAAACATAA